The following proteins are encoded in a genomic region of Pirellulales bacterium:
- a CDS encoding Rrf2 family transcriptional regulator: MRVSAKTEYACIAMLELASSYGSGEPVRIRKIAEDHGVPARFLVQILLQLKGAGFVSSTRGAAGGYQLAKDPAEISLGEVMTVIEGPREMAAVSASAPDSPAGRVLTEVWREITEVEERMLREITFADLVDRASRSAEDMYYI, encoded by the coding sequence GTGCGAGTTTCGGCCAAAACCGAGTACGCCTGTATCGCCATGCTGGAGTTGGCGTCCAGCTATGGCTCGGGCGAGCCGGTGCGCATTCGCAAAATCGCCGAAGATCACGGGGTGCCCGCCCGCTTCTTGGTGCAGATCTTGTTGCAACTCAAGGGAGCCGGTTTTGTCAGCAGCACGCGCGGCGCCGCCGGCGGCTATCAATTGGCCAAGGACCCGGCAGAAATCTCGCTCGGCGAGGTGATGACGGTGATCGAAGGTCCCCGCGAAATGGCCGCCGTCAGCGCCTCGGCCCCCGATTCGCCGGCTGGTCGAGTGCTGACCGAGGTTTGGCGCGAAATCACCGAAGTCGAAGAGCGCATGCTGCGCGAGATCACGTTCGCCGACCTAGTCGATCGCGCGTCTCGCAGCGCCGAGGATATGTACTACATCTAG
- a CDS encoding phosphoadenylyl-sulfate reductase — MTPPATLLMSNAATSVPASASQVPVPGPAGSDGIRTITQEGLAWLKEQSLKLEDSSPEEIIRWAAQHYQPKLGMATAFGPEGCVIIHYLAKIDPSVYVFNLDTGYQFKETLELRDRIAERYGVNVELRRPKLSVAEYEAANGGPVYKSDPDRCCAERKLSVLREASTGLNAWMSGIRRDQSSDRAKAAIVGWDRKFGLVKISPLANWTKKDVWKLIVDEKIPYNPLHDQGYTSIGCWPCTRAVTAGEDERAGRWSGTGKRECGLHTLESH, encoded by the coding sequence ATGACCCCTCCGGCAACACTGCTCATGTCGAACGCCGCCACTAGCGTGCCCGCTTCCGCGAGCCAGGTTCCTGTTCCAGGACCGGCGGGATCTGACGGCATTCGCACCATCACGCAAGAAGGCTTGGCTTGGCTCAAAGAGCAAAGCCTGAAGCTGGAAGACTCCTCGCCCGAGGAGATCATTCGCTGGGCCGCGCAGCACTATCAGCCTAAGCTAGGCATGGCGACCGCCTTTGGTCCCGAGGGCTGCGTCATCATTCATTACCTGGCCAAGATCGACCCCAGCGTTTACGTGTTCAACCTGGACACGGGCTATCAATTCAAAGAAACGCTCGAACTGCGCGATCGCATCGCCGAGCGCTACGGGGTGAACGTCGAACTGCGGCGCCCCAAGCTATCGGTCGCCGAATACGAGGCCGCCAACGGTGGTCCGGTCTACAAGTCCGATCCCGACCGTTGCTGCGCCGAACGAAAACTATCGGTGCTGCGCGAGGCTTCAACTGGCCTCAACGCCTGGATGAGCGGTATCCGCCGCGATCAAAGCAGCGATCGCGCCAAGGCCGCCATCGTTGGCTGGGACCGTAAATTTGGTTTGGTGAAGATCAGCCCCTTGGCCAACTGGACCAAGAAGGATGTCTGGAAGCTGATCGTCGACGAGAAGATTCCCTACAACCCGCTGCACGACCAAGGCTACACCAGCATCGGCTGCTGGCCTTGCACCCGCGCCGTCACGGCGGGAGAAGACGAGCGGGCGGGCCGCTGGAGCGGCACAGGCAAACGCGAATGCGGATTGCACACGCTCGAAAGCCATTAA
- a CDS encoding rhamnulokinase, with product MANQVYLAVDLGASSGRVLSASFDGRRLSIDETHRFENGPVRVGTSIFWDLLGLWREVLIGLRAAGQLHGRAVASVGVDTWGVDFGLLTSDQLLLSNPYHYRDARTHGVMERAIDELGREAIFAETGLQFLQFNTLFQLLAMKWSGSSLLEVAHRLLMMPDLFHWLLSGQRTNERTNASTTQFYNPQTADWAFNLLETCGLRTDILGDIVEPGTSLGALLPMVREETGLSAAQVILPATHDTGSAVAAVPAGPESGRWCFISSGTWSLMGAELSAPVLSAACREANFTNEVGANQTIRLLKNIGGLWLLQQSRAAWKKQGRAWSWDELAAMAAEAPPLASLIDPDYQGFLSPSDMPAAIRDYCRDTRQPVPQDERAVTRTIIESLALKYRYVLEALERLVGYAFDTIHIIGGGTKNRLLCQATADACGRRVVAGPVEATAIGNALVQAIAAGSIGNLQDGRRVVRESFATNEYAPRDTARWSEAYQRFQALMTATP from the coding sequence ATGGCCAATCAGGTCTACTTGGCCGTTGATCTTGGCGCCTCTAGCGGGCGTGTGCTGTCGGCATCGTTTGATGGTCGCCGGCTATCGATCGACGAGACGCACCGTTTTGAGAATGGGCCCGTCCGCGTGGGTACGTCGATCTTTTGGGACCTGCTGGGGCTCTGGCGCGAGGTGCTGATTGGTCTGCGAGCCGCCGGCCAGCTCCACGGCCGAGCGGTCGCCAGCGTGGGAGTTGACACCTGGGGGGTCGACTTTGGCCTGTTGACCAGTGACCAGTTGCTGCTCTCGAATCCGTATCACTACCGCGACGCGCGGACTCATGGCGTCATGGAACGAGCGATCGACGAATTAGGACGCGAGGCGATTTTCGCGGAAACCGGCTTGCAGTTCTTGCAGTTCAATACGCTGTTCCAACTGCTGGCGATGAAATGGTCTGGCTCCTCGTTGTTGGAAGTGGCGCATCGGCTGCTGATGATGCCCGACCTGTTTCACTGGCTCCTTTCCGGCCAGCGGACGAACGAGCGGACCAACGCCAGCACCACGCAGTTTTACAATCCACAAACGGCAGATTGGGCCTTCAACCTGCTTGAAACGTGCGGACTGCGCACCGACATTCTCGGCGACATCGTCGAACCTGGCACGTCGCTCGGGGCGCTTTTGCCAATGGTGCGCGAGGAAACTGGTCTGAGCGCGGCACAGGTGATTTTGCCCGCCACGCACGATACCGGGTCGGCGGTCGCGGCCGTGCCGGCAGGTCCTGAATCGGGGCGCTGGTGCTTCATCAGTTCCGGGACCTGGTCGCTGATGGGGGCGGAACTGTCGGCGCCGGTGCTAAGCGCTGCCTGCCGCGAGGCCAATTTCACCAACGAAGTTGGCGCGAACCAAACGATTCGCCTGCTGAAGAATATTGGCGGGCTATGGCTGTTGCAGCAGTCGCGCGCCGCTTGGAAAAAACAGGGGCGCGCCTGGTCGTGGGACGAACTGGCCGCCATGGCCGCGGAGGCGCCGCCGCTCGCCTCGCTGATTGACCCGGATTATCAGGGCTTCTTGTCACCCAGCGACATGCCTGCGGCGATTCGAGATTATTGCCGCGACACTCGGCAGCCGGTTCCGCAAGACGAGCGCGCGGTGACGCGAACGATCATCGAGAGCCTGGCGCTCAAATATCGCTATGTGCTGGAGGCGCTGGAGCGCCTGGTCGGCTACGCGTTCGACACGATACACATTATCGGCGGCGGCACAAAGAACCGGCTGCTCTGTCAGGCGACAGCCGATGCCTGCGGCCGCCGTGTGGTGGCAGGTCCGGTCGAGGCGACCGCCATTGGCAACGCGCTGGTGCAGGCGATCGCGGCGGGGTCGATTGGCAATCTGCAAGATGGTCGACGCGTGGTGCGCGAGTCGTTTGCGACAAACGAGTATGCGCCGCGCGACACCGCGCGGTGGAGCGAGGCCTACCAGCGGTTTCAAGCCTTGATGACGGCGACCCCGTAA
- a CDS encoding Gfo/Idh/MocA family oxidoreductase produces the protein MVNVGIVGIGFMGLIHYLAYQRISGARVAAIASRDPKKLAGDWRGIKGNFGPAGSQMDLGNVRRYAELDTLLSDSTIDLVDICLPPALHAEAAIAALRAGKHVLCEKPMALNSKDAARMMAAAEKAGRLLMVAHVLPFFPEYAFALAAIQSGRYGRLLGGHFRRIISDPLWIKDFYDPDQVGGPVIDLHVHDAHFIRAIAGMPQAVFSSGRLRPGTEVVEFVNTQFLYPAGGPTITAASGVIHQQGRGFAHGYEIYLEKGTLLFDFAALADGAQATPLTVLGKGGKVTRPALGASDPLDGFVAELKEACRAVQRGQPSSTLSGELARDALVLCERQSRSVRTGKIVRM, from the coding sequence ATGGTCAATGTCGGCATTGTCGGTATCGGGTTTATGGGCCTGATTCACTATCTGGCCTATCAGCGGATAAGTGGCGCGCGGGTGGCAGCAATTGCGTCGCGCGACCCCAAGAAGCTCGCGGGAGACTGGCGCGGAATTAAAGGTAATTTTGGGCCCGCTGGCTCGCAGATGGATTTGGGCAATGTTCGCCGCTACGCCGAGCTCGATACGCTGCTGTCGGATTCCACCATCGATCTGGTCGATATTTGCCTGCCGCCGGCGCTGCATGCCGAGGCGGCAATCGCGGCTCTGCGGGCAGGCAAGCATGTGTTGTGCGAAAAGCCGATGGCGCTGAATTCCAAGGACGCCGCGCGGATGATGGCGGCCGCTGAAAAGGCGGGGCGCCTGTTGATGGTGGCCCATGTGTTGCCGTTTTTCCCGGAGTACGCCTTTGCGCTTGCGGCAATTCAATCGGGCCGCTACGGCCGGCTGCTGGGCGGACACTTTCGCCGGATTATTTCTGACCCGCTCTGGATCAAGGATTTTTACGATCCGGACCAAGTCGGCGGACCGGTGATTGATTTGCATGTGCATGACGCGCATTTCATTCGCGCGATCGCTGGCATGCCACAGGCGGTGTTCAGCAGTGGGCGATTGCGACCTGGCACAGAGGTCGTTGAGTTCGTCAATACGCAGTTCTTGTATCCAGCCGGCGGGCCGACCATCACCGCCGCCAGCGGCGTGATTCACCAGCAAGGGCGTGGATTTGCGCACGGATACGAGATTTATCTGGAAAAGGGGACACTCTTGTTCGACTTTGCCGCGCTGGCCGACGGCGCGCAGGCCACTCCGCTGACCGTGCTCGGCAAAGGGGGCAAAGTGACGCGTCCCGCCTTGGGGGCGAGCGATCCGCTCGATGGCTTCGTCGCCGAGTTGAAAGAGGCTTGCCGAGCTGTCCAGCGTGGCCAGCCTTCGAGCACGCTCAGTGGAGAACTTGCGCGCGACGCTTTGGTGCTGTGCGAACGGCAATCGCGATCGGTCCGCACGGGCAAAATCGTGCGCATGTAG
- a CDS encoding S41 family peptidase, with the protein MRSWVRRFPSALLLGLSLIVLPANAAAQLAFAPSVNRPASDPVTEILRHGQSLEHDRRWAEALTYYEESLRKHPGNRFLEERFTSSKLHYDLARRYSDHSFSQSLASLSEQDALGLYAEVLLKIQSHYVDPPNWDQLVERGTTALEAALQDPVFTERNGRQVSSADLQRFFSELRGQLARRQIQDRHAARDAAALAAYTAKARLGLTGTPVVLEYVCGATNALDDYSAYLTADQLNEVYSQIDGNFVGLGIELKSAEGALTIVKVIPSSPAERGGLHGGDSIVAVDGRATADMNTDEAANLLQGPEGSTVRVTAVATGGKPRVVTLVRQHVEIPSVTDESIIDPDRGVAYLKLTCFQKTTSRDLDTALWKLHRLGMRSLIMDLRGNPGGLLTSAVEIVDKFVEAGTIVSTRGRNPSEDFNYSAHKAGTWRVPLVVLIDGDSASASEIFAGAMRDHRRAVMVGERSYGKGSVQGIFPLNLSHSGLRLTTAKFYSPNGLPFSKVGVEPDVVVHQVAKPVVDGDIATNQQSALVADAMLAQALTIAQSNIARK; encoded by the coding sequence ATGCGCAGTTGGGTCCGCCGTTTCCCCTCAGCTTTGTTGCTGGGCCTGAGTCTGATCGTGTTGCCGGCCAATGCCGCCGCGCAACTCGCCTTCGCGCCGAGCGTCAATCGGCCTGCGTCCGATCCCGTTACCGAGATCCTGCGGCACGGGCAATCACTTGAGCATGATCGGCGTTGGGCCGAGGCGCTTACCTACTACGAGGAATCGCTACGGAAACATCCGGGCAACCGGTTTCTGGAAGAGCGTTTCACCTCGTCCAAGCTGCACTACGACCTCGCCCGGCGCTACAGCGACCATAGCTTTAGCCAGTCGCTGGCCTCCTTAAGCGAGCAAGACGCGCTGGGCCTCTATGCCGAAGTGCTGCTGAAAATCCAGTCGCATTATGTTGATCCGCCGAATTGGGACCAGTTGGTCGAGCGCGGCACCACCGCGCTGGAGGCGGCGCTGCAAGACCCCGTCTTCACTGAGCGAAATGGCCGCCAGGTTTCGTCCGCAGATCTGCAACGCTTCTTCAGCGAGTTGCGTGGGCAGCTTGCTCGCCGTCAGATTCAAGATCGCCACGCCGCCCGCGACGCCGCCGCGCTGGCCGCATACACGGCCAAAGCCCGACTCGGGCTGACCGGCACGCCGGTGGTGTTGGAGTACGTTTGCGGCGCCACCAACGCGCTGGACGATTATTCAGCCTATCTCACGGCCGATCAGCTCAACGAAGTGTATTCGCAGATCGACGGCAACTTTGTGGGACTGGGTATTGAGCTCAAAAGCGCCGAGGGCGCGTTGACGATCGTCAAGGTCATTCCGAGCAGCCCCGCGGAACGCGGCGGGCTGCACGGCGGTGACTCCATCGTGGCGGTCGATGGTCGCGCCACGGCCGACATGAACACCGACGAGGCCGCCAACCTGCTACAAGGTCCCGAAGGGAGCACGGTGCGCGTCACCGCCGTCGCGACCGGCGGCAAGCCGCGAGTGGTGACCCTGGTACGTCAGCATGTCGAGATTCCAAGCGTCACCGACGAATCGATCATCGATCCCGATCGCGGCGTAGCCTACCTCAAGCTAACCTGCTTCCAAAAGACCACCTCGCGCGATCTCGACACGGCGCTGTGGAAGCTGCACCGATTGGGCATGCGCAGCCTCATCATGGATTTGCGCGGCAACCCGGGTGGATTGTTGACCTCGGCCGTGGAAATTGTCGACAAGTTCGTCGAGGCGGGCACGATCGTCAGCACGCGTGGACGCAATCCGAGCGAAGACTTCAACTACTCCGCTCACAAGGCGGGCACTTGGCGCGTGCCATTAGTGGTGCTGATCGACGGCGACAGCGCCAGCGCCAGCGAAATCTTCGCCGGCGCGATGCGCGATCATCGCCGCGCGGTGATGGTGGGCGAGCGCAGCTACGGCAAAGGTTCGGTGCAGGGAATCTTCCCGCTGAATCTATCGCACAGCGGACTGCGGCTGACCACTGCCAAGTTCTATTCGCCCAACGGATTGCCGTTCAGCAAAGTTGGCGTCGAGCCAGATGTGGTCGTGCATCAGGTCGCCAAACCGGTGGTCGACGGGGACATCGCCACCAATCAACAAAGCGCGCTCGTGGCAGACGCCATGCTGGCTCAGGCGTTGACCATCGCACAATCCAATATCGCCCGCAAATAG